The Bacillota bacterium genome has a window encoding:
- a CDS encoding sigma-70 family RNA polymerase sigma factor: MIRRCQTGQLKMLEVLIQRYKDPLYHFCLHLCKGKSAADDLFQDTWVRVLANIQRLDPDRPFKTWLFTVAANLYKDRWRKRKRWLEMVKDYHIADVLEQQLANLVADTPAPDQDILDYEQASELRRCLETLSDNLRIPVILYYFQELTVQEISQVLGIPPGTVKTRLHSARGKLKTLLEVT; this comes from the coding sequence TTGATTCGTCGCTGTCAGACCGGTCAACTCAAGATGCTGGAAGTTTTAATCCAGAGGTACAAGGATCCCCTTTACCATTTCTGCCTGCACCTGTGCAAAGGGAAAAGCGCTGCCGACGACCTCTTCCAGGATACCTGGGTCCGGGTCCTGGCCAATATCCAGCGCCTGGACCCCGACCGCCCCTTTAAGACCTGGCTATTTACCGTCGCCGCCAACCTCTACAAAGACCGGTGGCGAAAACGCAAGCGCTGGCTGGAAATGGTCAAGGACTACCATATTGCCGATGTATTGGAACAACAACTTGCCAACTTGGTAGCAGATACCCCCGCCCCCGACCAGGACATCCTCGACTATGAACAGGCAAGCGAGTTACGCCGCTGCTTGGAAACACTGTCAGATAACCTGCGCATCCCTGTAATCCTGTATTATTTCCAGGAACTCACTGTTCAGGAAATCTCGCAAGTCCTGGGCATTCCACCGGGGACAGTAAAAACCAGACTGCATAGCGCCCGAGGTAAACTCAAAACCCTACTGGAGGTGACGTGA
- the crtI gene encoding phytoene desaturase has translation MANTVLIIGAGIGGLATAVRLLSKGYNVKIFEKESKVGGKTNQIVHAPFTFDLTASILMNRDIYEEVFHDAGLNPQEYLEFSRIEPTYRCFFPDGDRLDISRDIAELTKTLESIAQQDAVGYLKLFAEVYQRYVIANEHFLRKTFEKPIDFIKPSTVANALKTKSLSTSAKLIAKYIKDPKLRKFLAYQALYVGISPFEGPGTYTFVPVIAQLYGLWHLRGGFYTYIRALEKAIDHLGGEIIPKSAVDEILISDYRAVGIKVHGETVHGDIIISNADFPYTVSSLIKNKAHQGEHTADKLKSMQYTCSAFILYLGLKKQYPELSVHNLYLNENFKENIEQAFRGQIPTEPSFYIYCPSRIDNTMATEGECLSAVVRVPNLTANNITWGQDTISTIRNRILSALKSIPGLADIEDNISFESQLTPKDLKQRFNSYAGAAFGLSPTLTQTNYFRPHLQSDAVNNLYFTGQSVHPGPGASLVLLSSKLVVEKILAKR, from the coding sequence ATGGCAAACACCGTCCTAATAATCGGCGCCGGCATTGGTGGACTTGCTACTGCAGTAAGACTGCTGAGCAAAGGATATAATGTGAAAATTTTTGAGAAGGAAAGCAAAGTTGGCGGCAAGACGAATCAGATTGTTCACGCCCCCTTCACCTTTGACCTCACAGCTTCCATCCTGATGAACCGGGATATTTATGAAGAAGTCTTCCATGACGCTGGTTTAAATCCGCAGGAATATCTGGAGTTCAGCAGAATTGAGCCCACTTACCGCTGCTTTTTTCCTGACGGAGACCGGCTTGACATCTCCCGGGATATCGCAGAATTGACCAAGACCCTGGAATCAATTGCTCAGCAGGACGCAGTTGGCTACTTGAAGTTATTCGCCGAGGTTTACCAGCGGTATGTAATCGCCAATGAACACTTTCTGCGCAAGACCTTTGAAAAACCGATAGATTTCATCAAGCCGTCAACGGTAGCCAATGCCTTAAAGACTAAATCTTTGTCGACCTCTGCTAAACTCATTGCCAAATACATTAAAGACCCCAAGCTTCGCAAATTCCTGGCCTATCAGGCCCTGTATGTGGGGATTTCCCCCTTTGAGGGGCCCGGCACCTATACCTTTGTGCCGGTTATCGCCCAACTCTATGGCCTCTGGCATTTGCGGGGAGGATTCTATACATACATCAGGGCCCTGGAAAAAGCGATTGACCACTTGGGCGGCGAAATTATCCCCAAATCTGCCGTTGATGAAATATTAATTTCCGATTACCGGGCGGTGGGAATCAAAGTCCATGGCGAAACAGTCCATGGCGATATCATTATCAGCAATGCCGACTTCCCCTACACAGTGAGCAGTCTGATAAAAAACAAAGCTCATCAAGGAGAGCACACAGCTGACAAGCTGAAGAGCATGCAATATACCTGCTCGGCGTTTATTCTTTATCTGGGCCTGAAGAAACAATATCCAGAGCTTTCTGTCCATAATCTCTACCTAAATGAGAATTTCAAGGAAAATATTGAGCAGGCTTTTCGCGGCCAAATACCCACAGAGCCCTCCTTCTATATCTATTGTCCCTCGCGGATAGACAACACCATGGCCACAGAAGGAGAATGCTTGAGCGCCGTCGTGCGCGTGCCCAATTTAACAGCCAATAATATTACCTGGGGCCAAGATACAATCAGCACCATCAGAAACAGAATTCTCTCCGCGCTGAAAAGCATCCCCGGACTCGCGGACATTGAAGATAATATAAGTTTTGAGAGCCAGCTGACCCCGAAAGACCTGAAGCAGCGGTTCAACTCCTATGCCGGTGCCGCCTTTGGCCTCAGCCCCACATTAACACAGACCAACTACTTTCGCCCCCATCTCCAGTCGGATGCGGTCAACAACCTTTATTTTACAGGTCAGTCCGTGCACCCCGGTCCTGGTGCATCCCTGGTCCTGCTTTCAAGCAAGCTTGTCGTTGAAAAAATCCTCGCCAAACGCTAA
- a CDS encoding ring-cleaving dioxygenase: protein MKRQSAGIHHITAFAGNPQANVDFYAGILGLRMIKRTVNFDAPEIYHLYFGNEAGSPGTAMTFFLSNDNQRGEVGAGQVGFTTFAVPAGSLPFWEQRFAKFGIPFERSERFGETYLRFRDWDGLQLELVERDDIPNSNWTFGGVPSEHAIKGFGGAVLFSLKPENTMVALEELLGFERIGEDREYVRFRSLGEYGNIVDVYTGAKDRGSGGAGTIHHIAWRTRDEEEQSDWRVAVEDYGFRPTPVIDRQYFRSIYFREAGGILYEIATDGPGFTIDEPLEGLGGELVLPPQYEQMRERIEAGLEPIQVRVLEQDR from the coding sequence ATGAAACGGCAATCCGCAGGCATTCACCACATTACTGCCTTTGCGGGTAACCCCCAGGCGAACGTGGACTTCTATGCAGGGATATTGGGTTTACGCATGATCAAACGGACGGTCAATTTTGATGCGCCGGAGATTTATCACTTGTACTTTGGCAATGAAGCGGGCAGTCCCGGCACCGCCATGACATTCTTCCTGTCCAATGATAATCAGCGGGGAGAGGTGGGTGCCGGTCAGGTTGGCTTTACAACTTTCGCCGTGCCAGCAGGGTCATTACCCTTCTGGGAGCAGCGGTTTGCTAAATTCGGGATTCCCTTTGAGCGCAGCGAACGCTTTGGCGAGACTTATCTCAGGTTTCGGGACTGGGATGGTTTACAATTGGAGCTGGTCGAGAGGGACGATATCCCCAATAGTAACTGGACATTTGGTGGCGTTCCTTCCGAGCATGCAATCAAGGGGTTTGGCGGCGCCGTTCTCTTTAGTCTCAAACCTGAGAATACAATGGTGGCGCTGGAAGAGTTGTTGGGTTTTGAGCGCATAGGTGAGGATAGGGAGTATGTCCGTTTCCGTTCCTTGGGAGAGTATGGCAATATTGTTGACGTCTACACCGGCGCGAAGGACCGGGGTAGTGGCGGCGCCGGTACAATCCACCATATTGCCTGGCGGACAAGGGATGAAGAGGAACAGAGTGATTGGAGAGTGGCGGTGGAGGACTACGGCTTTCGACCGACGCCGGTGATTGACCGCCAGTACTTCCGCTCCATCTACTTCCGCGAAGCGGGGGGAATCCTTTATGAGATTGCCACCGATGGGCCAGGCTTCACAATCGACGAACCTCTAGAGGGCTTGGGCGGGGAACTTGTATTGCCGCCCCAGTATGAACAGATGCGGGAGCGGATTGAAGCCGGCTTGGAGCCAATCCAGGTCAGAGTCCTGGAACAGGATCGTTAG
- a CDS encoding MarR family transcriptional regulator, translating into MQGGDLALKLLIVLSRSYKSVMAQVEKDIKGYGLAVMEFSVLELLYHKGTIPMQMIGDKVLMTSGNITYTVDKLEKKGLVRRVACPEDRRVTYAELTPEGQARFEDIFPQHQAAVQQITAGLSPVEQAKTIELLKKLGHAAKAN; encoded by the coding sequence ATGCAAGGGGGCGATTTGGCTCTGAAATTGCTTATAGTCCTGTCCCGGTCATATAAGTCTGTGATGGCACAGGTGGAAAAAGACATTAAGGGTTACGGACTAGCAGTCATGGAGTTTAGTGTATTGGAGCTTTTGTACCACAAAGGAACCATTCCCATGCAGATGATTGGAGATAAGGTGCTCATGACCAGTGGCAATATCACCTACACAGTGGATAAGTTGGAAAAGAAGGGACTGGTGCGACGGGTTGCCTGCCCAGAAGACAGACGGGTGACTTATGCCGAGCTGACCCCTGAGGGGCAAGCTCGGTTTGAGGACATTTTTCCCCAGCACCAGGCAGCGGTTCAGCAGATAACGGCCGGACTTTCCCCGGTAGAACAGGCTAAAACAATAGAACTGTTAAAGAAGCTGGGACACGCGGCCAAAGCTAATTAA
- a CDS encoding type II toxin-antitoxin system RelE/ParE family toxin, with translation MASYELRVKKSVAKDLRNLPVKDVEHIVRRIDKLKSEPRPPGSEKLSTQERYRLRQGSYRIIYEIMDEERVVIIVKISHRRDVYKQLHEESGQYIIDM, from the coding sequence ATGGCAAGTTATGAGCTTCGGGTTAAAAAATCTGTTGCCAAGGACCTGCGCAATCTTCCTGTTAAAGATGTGGAGCACATTGTCAGGCGTATAGATAAGCTGAAATCTGAGCCGAGACCGCCTGGCAGTGAAAAACTATCAACCCAGGAGCGATATCGTCTCCGGCAGGGAAGCTACCGGATTATCTATGAGATTATGGATGAAGAGCGTGTTGTGATTATCGTTAAAATCAGTCATCGAAGGGATGTTTATAAGCAGCTTCATGAGGAATCAGGACAATACATTATAGACATGTAA
- a CDS encoding CopG family transcriptional regulator, producing MSKPVKRSTIYFAPEIHAALRLKAASTQCSVSELVNNAVRDMLREDMADLAAFEERVLEPTISYEEVLEDLKANGKL from the coding sequence TTGAGCAAACCTGTAAAGCGTTCCACAATCTACTTTGCTCCGGAGATTCATGCGGCGCTTCGGTTGAAAGCGGCTTCTACTCAATGCTCGGTGTCAGAGTTAGTTAATAACGCGGTTAGGGATATGCTCCGTGAAGATATGGCTGATTTGGCTGCGTTTGAGGAACGGGTTCTCGAGCCAACAATCAGTTACGAGGAAGTCCTGGAAGACCTGAAAGCAAATGGCAAGTTATGA
- a CDS encoding NUDIX hydrolase: MSDYIKELRSLIGNRPIIIVGATILVRNLEEILLQRRSDTGTWGLPGGSLELGESLEQAARRELIEETGLRAGELKLVNVFSGPEFFFVYPNGDQVHTVIVLFEASKVSGVLAPIDDESLELKYFPLNALPELESRAENILKTL; the protein is encoded by the coding sequence ATGAGTGACTACATTAAGGAACTACGCAGCCTTATTGGCAATCGGCCAATAATTATCGTTGGAGCCACAATATTAGTCAGAAATCTGGAAGAAATCCTTCTCCAACGCAGATCTGACACGGGAACCTGGGGACTTCCTGGCGGTAGCTTGGAGCTGGGAGAAAGCTTGGAGCAAGCAGCCCGGCGGGAGCTAATCGAAGAGACTGGCCTGAGAGCAGGAGAGTTAAAGCTCGTAAACGTCTTCTCAGGTCCCGAGTTTTTCTTTGTATACCCCAATGGCGACCAGGTCCATACAGTGATTGTTCTCTTTGAGGCATCTAAAGTAAGCGGGGTGCTAGCTCCCATTGATGATGAAAGCTTGGAGTTAAAATACTTTCCTCTTAATGCTTTACCCGAGCTTGAATCACGGGCCGAAAATATACTCAAAACATTGTAA
- a CDS encoding GNAT family N-acetyltransferase has product MVMHSKYISSMGDDSMIRDYTNKDVEAIIKLFDLHTKLTEAEAESKRKELEAGAKVLVYQDDDEVKGICSLTFWNHPELGSCAEIIMSAEAGPGFKERAEALWEHAQAPLKEKAVVYLITNYNQSQVHWQEFYSDKGLEKWFSLHGMIYKGEAFAETNLTVRNYEASDFDTYHTIMGECFSPMREANDIKPYNTFKDVTPEKAEKMKKAALEMKDNIYMFYDDEKFVGSSMLQDEEIDDLFVVPDYQGQGYGRKIMEATLNLAMQKNLAKITLGVVAWNTQAVKLYTSLGFEIYQTFEFNRARSWR; this is encoded by the coding sequence ATGGTAATGCATTCAAAGTACATTTCAAGCATGGGAGATGATTCAATGATCCGAGACTACACCAATAAAGATGTTGAAGCAATAATAAAGCTCTTCGATTTACATACTAAACTTACAGAAGCTGAAGCAGAATCGAAGCGAAAAGAATTAGAGGCTGGTGCAAAAGTTCTAGTTTATCAGGACGACGATGAAGTTAAAGGAATCTGTTCTCTTACCTTTTGGAATCACCCGGAATTAGGCAGCTGCGCAGAAATTATCATGTCCGCGGAAGCTGGACCCGGCTTCAAAGAGCGGGCTGAAGCATTATGGGAACATGCTCAGGCTCCTTTAAAAGAAAAGGCAGTAGTTTATCTGATTACCAATTATAATCAAAGCCAGGTCCATTGGCAGGAATTTTACTCGGATAAAGGACTTGAGAAGTGGTTCAGCCTTCATGGGATGATTTATAAAGGCGAAGCATTCGCAGAAACGAATTTAACAGTACGAAATTATGAGGCAAGTGATTTTGACACATATCATACCATTATGGGCGAGTGCTTTAGCCCAATGAGAGAAGCTAATGATATCAAGCCTTATAATACCTTCAAAGACGTGACCCCTGAGAAAGCTGAAAAGATGAAAAAAGCAGCGCTGGAAATGAAAGATAATATATACATGTTTTATGATGATGAGAAATTTGTGGGGTCTTCAATGCTTCAGGACGAAGAAATTGATGATTTATTTGTTGTGCCTGATTATCAGGGTCAGGGCTATGGCAGAAAGATTATGGAAGCCACTTTAAACCTGGCAATGCAAAAAAACCTTGCTAAAATTACTTTGGGAGTAGTCGCTTGGAATACACAGGCGGTTAAGCTTTATACAAGTCTCGGGTTTGAGATTTATCAAACTTTTGAGTTCAACCGGGCCAGGTCTTGGAGATGA
- a CDS encoding VWA domain-containing protein: MHKSLTEVIFILDRSGSMGGLESDTIGGYNGFLEKQKKLTGDTHITTVLFDDQYEILYNGVDVSRARLTPEQYFVRGMTALYDAVGKTILDVGTRLARIPEAERPGKVIMIITTDGAENSSREFSGKRVKEMIAHQRDKYGWEFLFFGANIDTATVAANIGIDTDNAIAFKASSAGILDLMECVSEKVEHSRKGNK, from the coding sequence ATGCATAAAAGTCTTACAGAGGTTATCTTTATTCTCGATCGCAGCGGGTCAATGGGTGGCTTGGAGTCTGATACCATTGGCGGTTACAACGGTTTCCTGGAAAAGCAGAAGAAACTCACGGGGGATACTCATATCACTACAGTCCTTTTTGATGACCAGTATGAGATTCTTTATAACGGTGTGGATGTATCCCGGGCTAGACTTACCCCGGAACAATATTTCGTTCGGGGAATGACTGCGCTCTACGATGCTGTCGGTAAGACTATTCTCGACGTAGGGACGCGTCTGGCCCGGATACCGGAAGCAGAGCGCCCGGGTAAGGTCATTATGATTATCACCACTGATGGGGCAGAGAATAGCAGCCGGGAGTTCTCCGGCAAGCGAGTCAAGGAGATGATAGCTCACCAACGGGATAAGTATGGCTGGGAGTTCCTGTTCTTTGGCGCCAATATTGATACAGCCACTGTTGCTGCAAATATTGGCATAGATACAGACAATGCGATTGCCTTTAAAGCAAGCTCTGCCGGAATCTTAGATCTGATGGAATGTGTTTCGGAAAAGGTCGAGCATAGTCGCAAGGGAAATAAGTAA
- a CDS encoding SIS domain-containing protein — MDSQTYYSRISVMLKNTNDSQLQVIKKVAQCKANAIKEDKILHYFGCGHSLMLCEEVFYRAGGLACMNPIFDPGLMVQHGGVKSSHMEKQENYAPFVLDQYNLQAGDIFTVFSTSGRNPVPVDAALYAREKGLTVIAVTSMAYSTRVSSRHSSGKNLHQVADIVIDSGVDYGDALLDYGAFRAIPGSTIVGAFIINAILAETLSLLTKQGFEPPVLISGNIDGGSEKNEKTLAKYRQMIKHL; from the coding sequence ATGGATAGTCAGACTTATTACAGCCGCATCTCGGTGATGCTTAAGAATACAAACGACTCCCAACTGCAGGTAATTAAAAAAGTTGCACAATGTAAGGCCAATGCAATCAAGGAGGACAAAATTCTCCATTACTTTGGCTGCGGTCATTCGCTAATGCTTTGCGAAGAAGTATTCTATCGCGCCGGGGGCCTAGCCTGTATGAACCCGATTTTTGACCCCGGGCTAATGGTTCAGCATGGGGGAGTCAAAAGTTCGCATATGGAAAAACAAGAAAATTACGCCCCCTTTGTTTTAGATCAGTATAATTTGCAGGCCGGAGACATCTTTACAGTGTTCTCCACCTCTGGGCGCAACCCGGTGCCCGTAGATGCCGCCCTCTATGCCCGGGAAAAGGGACTGACGGTAATCGCAGTTACTTCCATGGCCTACTCCACCCGGGTTAGCTCCCGTCATAGTTCTGGAAAAAACCTTCACCAAGTGGCTGATATAGTTATTGACAGTGGCGTTGATTATGGAGATGCTCTATTGGATTACGGTGCCTTTCGGGCTATCCCCGGCTCTACAATTGTCGGAGCATTTATAATTAATGCTATCCTGGCAGAAACCCTGTCGCTGTTAACAAAACAAGGCTTCGAACCGCCAGTGTTGATAAGCGGCAACATAGATGGCGGCAGTGAGAAAAATGAGAAAACCCTAGCTAAGTATCGGCAAATGATTAAACATCTCTAA